The nucleotide sequence GGTATAGATTTGCCGTCTGCAGGTGAATATGCAGTCGGCATGATTTTTCTTCCCAGAGAGCCTGCATTAAGGTTCCAATGCGAAGGGATAGTCGAAAGGATAGCCGAAGACGAAGAACAAAAATCCTTGGGGTGGAGGAGTGTCCCTGTGAACAATAGCGTCATAGGCGAGACTGCAAAGGGAACGGAACCCGTCATAAGGCAGGTGTTTATCAAAAGCAGCTGCAAAACCCGCATGGAATTTGAAAGAAAACTATATGTGATAAGAAAAAGAGCCGAAAGCGAGGTCAAGAAGCTTTTAAAAAGAGGAGCTGAATATTTCTATATATGCAGCCTTTCAAGCAGGACTGTTATCTATAAGGGTTTGCTTCTCGCAGATCAGATAAAGAAATATTATATAGACCTCGATGATATAAATTTCAAGAGCGCAATTGCTCTCGTGCATCAAAGATACAGTACGAATACATTCCCCACATGGGACCTTGCACAGCCTTTCAGGTATCTTGCACATAACGGTGAAATAAATACTATAAGAGGAAACAGAAACTGGATGCATGCAAGAGAGGGAATATTGAAGTCATACGTGTTTAAAGATGATTTAAAAAAACTTTTCCCGATTATAAACCTGAACGGGAGCGATTCCGCCTCCCTCGATAATGCATTTGAACTTTTGGTGCAGGACGGAAGGAGTCTCCCCCACGCAATGATGATGCTTATACCTGAGGCATGGGATGGAAACTCATCCATGGAAAAATATAAAAAAGATTTCTATGAATACCATGCTTCACTTATGGAGCCATGGGACGGGCCTGCCGCTGTCGCTTTCACCGACGGGGTATCAGTAGGCGCTGTGCTCGACAGAAACGGTCTAAGGCCCGCAAGATATTCAATAATGAAAAACGGGATCGCAGTGGTCGCATCCGAAACAGGCGTGCTCGATTTTAAACCCGGCGAGATACTTGAGAAGGGTAAATTAAAACCCGGCGAGATGCTTTTAATAGATACTTCAAAGGGTAGAATAATGAAAGACGAGGAGATTAAAAAAGCCGTTTGCACTGCAAAGCAATATGGCTGCATCATAAAAATGGGCAAAATAAACATAGAAGATTTCTACGGTATTCAGGATAATACCTGTATAAACCCTGTTATATTAAAGGAAAAGCAAATTTCATTTGGCTATACACTTGAGGATTTGAATGTGCTGATAGGACCTATGGCAAGGGATGCCAAAGAGCCCATAGGCTCCATGGGAAATGATACACCCCTTGCAGTTCTTTCAAACAGAGAGCAGAATTTATTTTTCTATTTCAAGCAGTTGTTTTCCCAAGTTACAAATCCCCCTATAGATCCTATAAGGGAAAAAATAGTTATGTCGCTTATAAATTTTATAGGGACCGATGAAAATATATTAATCAAAGATAAGGAAATAAACCCGTTTTTAGAGATCAAGAGCCCCATACTTACGGATATGGAAATGTCGAGGATAAAAGGGCTTAGAAACAAGGATTTTAAATCTACTGTGATTCCAATGACATTCAGGTACGATACAGGTATCGAAGGCTTCAAAAAAGCAGTTGACACGATATGTGAAAGAGCGTCAAAAAGGATTGAGGAAGGCTATAATATTATCATCTTAAGCGATAAAATGGTTGACTCATACGATGCTGCCATACCCAGCCTGCTGGCCGTATCAGCTGTGCAGCACCACCTTATAATGGAAAAAACAAGATCCAAGGTCTCTCTTATAGTGGAAACAGGTGAGGCAAGAGAGACCATGCACTTTGCGCTTTTGATAGGTTATGGCGCAACAGCAGTAAACCCATATCTTGCATTTGAAACGATCGACAATATGGTGGGCGAGGAAGAAATACAGAGAATCTCAGCCGATAAGGCAAAGGAAAATTATATTAAAGCCGTCAATGACGGAATATTAAAAATACTTTCAAGGATGGGAATATGCACCCTCCAAAGTTACCATGGAGCGCAGATATTCGAAGCTATAGGCCTTTCAAAAGAATTTATCGATAAATATTTCGAAGGCACTCCCTCGAGGATAGGAGGCATAGGGATAGATATCATAGCTAAAGAAACTTTAAAAAGGCACGATAGGGCGTTCAATAACATAAGGGGACCTGAATGTGAGCTCGATATCGGCGGGCAATACTCCTGGAGAAAACAAGGGGAATTCCATCTTTTCAACCCCGGTACCATAAGCTACCTTCAAAAGGCCGTAAGATCTGGAAGTTATGAAAAGTACAAGGAATATGCCGCACTTGTAAATAACCAGAGCAAAAATCCATGCACGCTCAGAAGTCTATTCAAACTAAAATATCAAAAACCCATTCCTCTCAATGAAGTTGAACCTGTGAGCGAGATAATAAAGAGATTTTGCACCGGCGCCATGTCCTTTGGCTCTATAAGCAAAGAAACTCACGAGACCATCGCCATCGCAATGAACAGGTTGGGAGCCAGAAGCAATTCCGGAGAAGGCGGAGAAGACAGGGAAAGGTATAAAATAGATTCAAATGGCGACAACAGAAGAAGCGCAATAAAGCAGGTGGCATCCGGACGCTTTGGGGTAACTACGGAATACCTTGTAAATGCAGATGATATACAGATTAAGATATCCCAGGGTGCAAAACCCGGAGAAGGCGGCCATCTCCCCGGGAAAAAAGTCGATGCAAATATAGCAAGAGTAAGGCACTCTGTTCCGGGTATAGATTTGATATCCCCTCCTCCACATCATGATATATACTCGATAGAGGATCTGTCCCAGCTTATCTTCGACTTGAAGAATGTGAACCCTTCGGCTCGAATCAGCGTCAAGCTTGTTTCAGAAGTCGGGGTTGGCACCGTTGCGGCAGGTGTCGCAAAGGCTCATGCGGATGTTATATTGATAAGCGGATATGACGGAGGCACAGGAGCATCGCCGTTGTCCTCGATTAAACATGTGGGCATCCCATGGGAATTAGGCCTGTCGGAAACCCATCAGGTACTGCTACTGAATAACTTGAGAAGCAGGGTAAGGCTGCAGGTTGATGGGCAGCTTAAAACAGGCAGGGACGTCGTAATAGCGGCTCTTCTTGGAGCTGAAGAATTCGGATTTGCCACTGCATCCTTAGTATGTTTGGGCTGCTGCATGCTTAGAAAATGCCATCAGAATACATGTGAAATGGGCATTGCAACGCAGGATGAGGACCTCAGAAAGAACTTCAGGGGCAAGAGCGAATACCTCATAAATTACTTTACGTTCGTAGCCTCAGAAGTCAGGGAGATTATGGCCAAGCTAGGTTTCAGGACGATTAACGAGATGGTGGGAAGAGTCGATAAGATCGAAGATAATCTGCCCTTGGAGCACTGGAAAGCAAAATACCTGGACTTTTCGTCTATATTATATAAACCGGATATCCCGAAAAGAATAAAACCCTATTGTGTAAAATCTCA is from Clostridiales bacterium and encodes:
- the gltB gene encoding glutamate synthase large subunit — its product is MKQITGLPQKQGLYDPEYEKDSCGVGFAVNIKGEKTHDIVKKGLKILVNLTHRGAVGSDPKTGDGAGILVQIPDEFFRINCESIGIDLPSAGEYAVGMIFLPREPALRFQCEGIVERIAEDEEQKSLGWRSVPVNNSVIGETAKGTEPVIRQVFIKSSCKTRMEFERKLYVIRKRAESEVKKLLKRGAEYFYICSLSSRTVIYKGLLLADQIKKYYIDLDDINFKSAIALVHQRYSTNTFPTWDLAQPFRYLAHNGEINTIRGNRNWMHAREGILKSYVFKDDLKKLFPIINLNGSDSASLDNAFELLVQDGRSLPHAMMMLIPEAWDGNSSMEKYKKDFYEYHASLMEPWDGPAAVAFTDGVSVGAVLDRNGLRPARYSIMKNGIAVVASETGVLDFKPGEILEKGKLKPGEMLLIDTSKGRIMKDEEIKKAVCTAKQYGCIIKMGKINIEDFYGIQDNTCINPVILKEKQISFGYTLEDLNVLIGPMARDAKEPIGSMGNDTPLAVLSNREQNLFFYFKQLFSQVTNPPIDPIREKIVMSLINFIGTDENILIKDKEINPFLEIKSPILTDMEMSRIKGLRNKDFKSTVIPMTFRYDTGIEGFKKAVDTICERASKRIEEGYNIIILSDKMVDSYDAAIPSLLAVSAVQHHLIMEKTRSKVSLIVETGEARETMHFALLIGYGATAVNPYLAFETIDNMVGEEEIQRISADKAKENYIKAVNDGILKILSRMGICTLQSYHGAQIFEAIGLSKEFIDKYFEGTPSRIGGIGIDIIAKETLKRHDRAFNNIRGPECELDIGGQYSWRKQGEFHLFNPGTISYLQKAVRSGSYEKYKEYAALVNNQSKNPCTLRSLFKLKYQKPIPLNEVEPVSEIIKRFCTGAMSFGSISKETHETIAIAMNRLGARSNSGEGGEDRERYKIDSNGDNRRSAIKQVASGRFGVTTEYLVNADDIQIKISQGAKPGEGGHLPGKKVDANIARVRHSVPGIDLISPPPHHDIYSIEDLSQLIFDLKNVNPSARISVKLVSEVGVGTVAAGVAKAHADVILISGYDGGTGASPLSSIKHVGIPWELGLSETHQVLLLNNLRSRVRLQVDGQLKTGRDVVIAALLGAEEFGFATASLVCLGCCMLRKCHQNTCEMGIATQDEDLRKNFRGKSEYLINYFTFVASEVREIMAKLGFRTINEMVGRVDKIEDNLPLEHWKAKYLDFSSILYKPDIPKRIKPYCVKSQDHGLKNSIDYRLIEVSREALDEGKPIRGSFEIKNSNRAVGAMLSGEIAKRYGQDGLPDDTIVFNFKGSAGQSFGAFGAKGLTLVLEGDANDYVAKGLSGAKIILKTPHDAAYKQDENFIAGNTILYGATSGKVFINGLVGERFAIRNSGAEAVVEGVGDHGCEYMTGGTVVVIGSTGRNFAAGMSGGIAYVLDEYGDFEDKCNTDLVVIDKINNLDENKIQNLIKEHLKYTGSRKSNEMLNNWDKYMCMFKKVISVQYKKILEQKELLKVGA